The DNA region AAAATGGTGACTCATCAACTTCAAAATGGCGTTGATGGTTTTGTTATCAATGGAACTACTGCGGAAAGTCCGACTCTGAATGATTCTGAAAAGCAGGAGCTTTTCAAGCATGTCAGAAAGCTTGTGGGGACTTCTGTTCCATTGATTATGGGAACAGGCTCAAACGACACAGCGAAAACAATTGAAGACTCCAAGAAGGCTGAGGCCTTGGGCGCTGACGCCATTCTGGTTGTGGTCCCCTATTACAACAAACCACCTCAGCGTGGCTTGTATGCGCACTTTAAAGCTGTTGCGGAAGCAGTAAAGATACCAACAGTTCTTTACAATGTTCCGGGGCGTACTATCACCTCTTTGGCGCCAGAGACAGTGAATGATTTGGCGAAAGTTTCCGGAGTTATCGGAATTAAGGAAGCTTCCGGTAGGATGGATATTGCTGAGCAGATTATAAAATCCTGCGGCAAAGACTTCGTTATGTTGTCCGGTGATGACGGGACTTACGTGGACTTTT from Bdellovibrio sp. GT3 includes:
- the dapA gene encoding 4-hydroxy-tetrahydrodipicolinate synthase, which encodes MKNFKGTFTALLTPFKNGKIDYLSLDKMVTHQLQNGVDGFVINGTTAESPTLNDSEKQELFKHVRKLVGTSVPLIMGTGSNDTAKTIEDSKKAEALGADAILVVVPYYNKPPQRGLYAHFKAVAEAVKIPTVLYNVPGRTITSLAPETVNDLAKVSGVIGIKEASGRMDIAEQIIKSCGKDFVMLSGDDGTYVDFLKCGGHGVISVATHVIPKQMVQWKKWVQDGQVEKAQEDIKRFLPLIDLLFVEANPIPVKKAVQLMGLIDSAEMRLPLMELAPEHTEKLKMEMKKMGVLA